In Primulina eburnea isolate SZY01 chromosome 3, ASM2296580v1, whole genome shotgun sequence, one DNA window encodes the following:
- the LOC140828397 gene encoding ABSCISIC ACID-INSENSITIVE 5-like protein 5 isoform X2 has product MGSNLNFKNFEQMQMDGNGCGGFSFPLTRQSSVYSLTLDEFQSAVGATGKDFGSMNMDELLRNIWSAEENQNIGSTSGLSTGGQEMGGSFHRQGSLLLPRTLSLKTVDEVWKDMSKEYIEGTDLSGGINGFSMSQKQPTLGQMTLEEFLMRAGAVREATGSRLDGNSNIVVSLNDLTPPLSSNMEFGFGYQQAANASGGLIGGGGIGESSIQMTTQSGNLPLSVNGVRSCAYEFGNQQQQQQLLPKQPAMAYTAQMAVPSNSQLSSPGMGGGIIGITDPSTVIQNTTFQGGGLGIFGLGANNVNIETGSPAVSTDGLTKVNGDASSTSPVPYVFNGGFRGRKVAAVEKIVERRHRRMIKNRESAARSRARKQAYTMELEAEVAKLKEENQELQKKQAKMIELQKNQVLEMKKQQKNGSKRRCLRRTCTGP; this is encoded by the exons ATGGGTAGTAACTtaaatttcaagaattttgAACAAATGCAGATGGATGGAAACGGCTGTGGAGGGTTTAGTTTTCCGTTAACACGACAGTCCTCGGTCTATTCGCTAACTTTGGACGAGTTCCAAAGTGCAGTTGGTGCAACTGGAAAAGATTTTGGGTCAATGAACATGGATGAGTTGCTAAGAAACATATGGAGTGCTGAGGAAAATCAGAATATTGGATCCACGAGTGGTCTTAGTACTGGTGGCCAAGAAATGGGCGGTTCTTTCCATAGGCAGGGATCGTTGCTTCTCCCTCGAACGCTAAGCTTAAAGACAGTTGATGAGGTTTGGAAGGATATGTCGAAAGAGTATATCGAGGGCACGGACCTGAGTGGTGGCATAAATGGTTTTAGTATGTCTCAGAAGCAGCCAACTCTCGGGCAGATGACACTAGAGGAATTCTTGATGAGGGCCGGGGCTGTGAGGGAAGCTACTGGTTCACGATTGGATGGGAATTCAAATATTGTTGTGTCGCTTAATGATTTGACACCACCCCTTTCGAGTAACATGGAATTCGGGTTTGGGTATCAGCAGGCTGCTAATGCGAGTGGAGGGTTGATAGGTGGTGGTGGGATTGGTGAAAGTAGTATCCAGATGACTACTCAGTCGGGTAACTTACCATTGAGTGTAAATGGTGTAAGATCTTGTGCATATGAGTTTGGgaatcagcagcagcagcagcagctacTTCCTAAACAACCTGCCATGGCCTATACCGCTCAAATGGCGGTTCCGAGCAACAGTCAGTTGAGTAGTCCAGGAATGGGGGGAGGAATTATTGGGATAACTGATCCATCGACTGTGATCCAAAATACGACATTTCAGGGTGGAGGATTGGGGATATTCGGTTTAGGAGCAAACAATGTCAACATCGAGACTGGGTCTCCAGCAGTTTCAACAGATGGGCTCACCAAGGTTAATGGAGATGCCTCTTCTACTTCACCGGTCCCTTACGTGTTCAATGGTGGTTTTCGTGGGAGAAAAGTCGCTGCTGTTGAGAAGATCGTCGAAAGGAGGCATAGGAGAATGATTAAGAACAGGGAGTCGGCTGCTAGATCACGGGCGCGTAAGCAG GCGTATACTATGGAGTTGGAAGCAGAAGTTGCTAAACTTAAGGAGGAAAACCAAGAATTGCAGAAGAAACAG GCAAAGATGATTGAATTACAGAAGAATCAG GTGTTGGAGATGAAGAAACAGCAAAAGAACGGCTCGAAGAGACGATGCTTGAGAAGGACGTGTACCGGTCCATG A
- the LOC140828397 gene encoding ABSCISIC ACID-INSENSITIVE 5-like protein 5 isoform X1 has product MGSNLNFKNFEQMQMDGNGCGGFSFPLTRQSSVYSLTLDEFQSAVGATGKDFGSMNMDELLRNIWSAEENQNIGSTSGLSTGGQEMGGSFHRQGSLLLPRTLSLKTVDEVWKDMSKEYIEGTDLSGGINGFSMSQKQPTLGQMTLEEFLMRAGAVREATGSRLDGNSNIVVSLNDLTPPLSSNMEFGFGYQQAANASGGLIGGGGIGESSIQMTTQSGNLPLSVNGVRSCAYEFGNQQQQQQLLPKQPAMAYTAQMAVPSNSQLSSPGMGGGIIGITDPSTVIQNTTFQGGGLGIFGLGANNVNIETGSPAVSTDGLTKVNGDASSTSPVPYVFNGGFRGRKVAAVEKIVERRHRRMIKNRESAARSRARKQAYTMELEAEVAKLKEENQELQKKQAKMIELQKNQVLEMKKQQKNGSKRRCLRRTCTGPW; this is encoded by the exons ATGGGTAGTAACTtaaatttcaagaattttgAACAAATGCAGATGGATGGAAACGGCTGTGGAGGGTTTAGTTTTCCGTTAACACGACAGTCCTCGGTCTATTCGCTAACTTTGGACGAGTTCCAAAGTGCAGTTGGTGCAACTGGAAAAGATTTTGGGTCAATGAACATGGATGAGTTGCTAAGAAACATATGGAGTGCTGAGGAAAATCAGAATATTGGATCCACGAGTGGTCTTAGTACTGGTGGCCAAGAAATGGGCGGTTCTTTCCATAGGCAGGGATCGTTGCTTCTCCCTCGAACGCTAAGCTTAAAGACAGTTGATGAGGTTTGGAAGGATATGTCGAAAGAGTATATCGAGGGCACGGACCTGAGTGGTGGCATAAATGGTTTTAGTATGTCTCAGAAGCAGCCAACTCTCGGGCAGATGACACTAGAGGAATTCTTGATGAGGGCCGGGGCTGTGAGGGAAGCTACTGGTTCACGATTGGATGGGAATTCAAATATTGTTGTGTCGCTTAATGATTTGACACCACCCCTTTCGAGTAACATGGAATTCGGGTTTGGGTATCAGCAGGCTGCTAATGCGAGTGGAGGGTTGATAGGTGGTGGTGGGATTGGTGAAAGTAGTATCCAGATGACTACTCAGTCGGGTAACTTACCATTGAGTGTAAATGGTGTAAGATCTTGTGCATATGAGTTTGGgaatcagcagcagcagcagcagctacTTCCTAAACAACCTGCCATGGCCTATACCGCTCAAATGGCGGTTCCGAGCAACAGTCAGTTGAGTAGTCCAGGAATGGGGGGAGGAATTATTGGGATAACTGATCCATCGACTGTGATCCAAAATACGACATTTCAGGGTGGAGGATTGGGGATATTCGGTTTAGGAGCAAACAATGTCAACATCGAGACTGGGTCTCCAGCAGTTTCAACAGATGGGCTCACCAAGGTTAATGGAGATGCCTCTTCTACTTCACCGGTCCCTTACGTGTTCAATGGTGGTTTTCGTGGGAGAAAAGTCGCTGCTGTTGAGAAGATCGTCGAAAGGAGGCATAGGAGAATGATTAAGAACAGGGAGTCGGCTGCTAGATCACGGGCGCGTAAGCAG GCGTATACTATGGAGTTGGAAGCAGAAGTTGCTAAACTTAAGGAGGAAAACCAAGAATTGCAGAAGAAACAG GCAAAGATGATTGAATTACAGAAGAATCAG GTGTTGGAGATGAAGAAACAGCAAAAGAACGGCTCGAAGAGACGATGCTTGAGAAGGACGTGTACCGGTCCATGGTAA